Genomic DNA from Fimbriimonas ginsengisoli Gsoil 348:
GTCTCGCCAAGTTCGGAGAGTGCTTCTTTCGGCCACGGAAGACGGTAGAAGTGGAGATCACCTGTTGCAATCGTTCCCTTCTCGTTCCGGGCAAATGGGCGCAACTCGTCTTGAGCAACGATGGTGAGGCGATTGGTCAAACAGCTTGTCGCCCGCTCAAAATTTGGCACACCGTATCCGCAGACCCGAAGTAGCTGACGATAGCTCCCCTTAGCCTCGCTACTCAAGAACTGAGTCCGCATAGCTGGAGTCCATTCGGCTGAGTGAACGATCAGCGCTCTAAGGGTTTCAGGCCAGAGGTCGGGATACCGGGCCCATATGGAAGCAGCAAAGTTTGCTCCCTCGGCTGTCGCTGCACTGGTGCCATCGAAGGACATGAAGTGGCGGACAAGGATGTTCCGAGCGGTAGACAAAGGCTTCAGGTCATCGACATCGTCAGCTCTGCCAGTTGGCGACAGCGCGGCATTACCACCTTCGAACACCACATCTGGCTTTACAGGCCACTTCGACTGCCAAGTGAGAGAAGTCGTGCTGAAAGGAGAAAGACCACCGGCAGAAGCGATTGGAGAGTGACCGTCCCAATCAGGTGAGTGGATATGAACCTTCGTTGTGTAGGCTCCTATGGTCAGGGCGTTCCATGATTGACCAGGATCGTGAACGCTTTTGGTCAGATTACTGGCGGGGTAGTTGGCCCATTCCGCCCTCTCGCCTATGTTCCCACCACTAACGAGCACTAAGCGGCGATGGTCGTCCAAAGCGCCGGATGTCAACTGATCAAGCTCTGCGGACCATGAAGTAGGCCTTCCTTCGTCCCGCGTTTCCTCGTCCGTGACCGCCATGCAAATAACGCGCTTTCGGTTTGGTGCGGCCATTTCTGCAAGGGCAATACCTTGCGCCGTCACGTGCCCGTACAATTCAGGAGGATTCTTGCCGCCCGGTGGGAGAATTTTTGCCGATTCCAAGCGGTGACCAACGTGCAGTCTTTCCGAATTCACCAGCGCTAAGTGGAGGTCGCCGTACCCGGCAATTCCCGCCATTCCCGTTCCATGCCCATCGTGGTCAGCGACACCCCAGGCCGGATCGAACGCGTGCAGGTCGGTTAGAGACGTGATTGGAGTGAGGAGTGGATGACCTGCGTTCACGCCACTGTCCAGAATACAAACCGCAACGTTGGCCGAGTCCTCGAACTCCGTACGGTCGAGAAGCTCTTTGACCCATTCGGTTTGCTCTGCATTGTCAAGTTCCGTGAAAAAGGTCGATGCTTCCCGTGCAGAACGGAACTCAGCGAGGTGGTCAGAATGGTCAATCAGTCTTACCAGGTCATCGTGGTTGGCGTGAATGAGCAGTACAATTCGTTCAGGAAACTTGATGAGCGCTGAGCGTGGATGTTCGCTGATCCCAAGTTTCGCCATTGTCGCTCGGAAGGCTCTGACCGTCTCTTGGTCTTCGGTCGAAAGCCAGACCTCAATGAACATGGGGTGAATCCCAGGCATCAGGTCGGGATCGTCGGTCCACAGGTCATTTAGAAAGGCGACGCGAATGTCATTGAGGTTGGTGACGAGACTCTCGTTCTTCGGTCGTCCGCTTCGCTTGTCGTCTTCAGATTCGTACGCCTTGATCTTGTTGAGGAAATAGGACCTTTTGCCTTTCGGCACGTAAGCCGTCGCGATCACCTGATCGCCGTCTCCGTCTTGGAAGGAACGAACGTTTAGAAGTCGAATACCCGAACCCCGACTTTCAAGGCTTTGCACAGGAAGACTGGCTGTTCCAACAAACTCGACGTACACTCCATCTCGGCTCGAATGGGCGACAGCAAGCCTTTCCCCTGCCATATCCCATGCGGAAGAGAACCTCGAACTCAGGAGTTGGGCGTGTTCAGCCCGCTCGCGCTTTACAATGTTCCGAGCAATAACAACCTTCCGGGGATTCGTGTATGAGACTTCGTCTGGATGCCCAGGAAGAATGATTAGAGGGAATTTGTTGATTCGGATCGCCTTTGACCTCCGTGTCCGTGGTGCCGCTCACTCATGGCCCGGTTCAAATCGATCGCAGAAACGTTCTTAAGATCACCAAGAACAGCTTCCTTGAGTGCGTCTCGACACGCCTCGACGACCTCGGCGCTACTGAGCCCCTTGCTCCCGTCAATCGCTGTTTTCCAGCCGAAACGAGACCCCCTGAAGGTGCCAAGCGTGTTCGCAATAAGGCGCTTACGTTCGTCGTCGCTCGGAAGCGCATAGGAAAGAATATCGTCAAACCGCCGGAATAGAGCGTGGTCAAGCAACTCAGGCGTGTTTGTCGAGGCGATGATGATGCTGTCCGAGGAGTCTCCCTCGATGAACTGAAGGAGGGCGGTTAGGACCCGGCGCATCTCCCCAACGTCGTTGTCTCGCGTCCTGCCGGCGGCGAGAGCGTCGAATTCATCAAACAGGTATACACCCTCCCTCTCGCGGATCATCTCAAACATCAGGCGGAGCCGAGCGCCTGTCTCTCCCATGAACTTCGTCACCAGTCGATCCGCTTGGACAGTGAACAATGGTAGCCGTAATTCGTGGGCCAGAACGCGAGCGGTCAGTGTCTTCCCTGTCCCAGGAGGGCCGGTAAGCAGAATCTTCCGTCGATGGGACAATCCATGGAGGCGAAGTTTGTCGCGCTGTCGATATTCGCTAATGACCCGGTGAATCCTATCCAACAAACTCGTAGGCAGCACGAGAGCGGACAAGGGTACACCAGGCAAATCAGCTTCGATCAGGGTGTCCAATTCGGTGGGTAGACCTTGGACCGTGCGACGTTTTTTCTCGGAGCGAGCACGATCAACCAGGTCGCGAATCTCGTGTGCGAGAGGTCCGTGCCCCTGCTTCGCCTCGTGCGCCGCGACCTGCAAGGCAAGCGTGAAGAAACGTTCCGAGTCGTCGCTTAGGTGCGACCTGATCAACGCCTTAATCTGCTCAGCGGTCGCCATTGTCTTCCCTCAGCTTACATGAGGAGACGTTGATTCGGCTCGCTTCGGAGCGGCTATCGCCGACACGAAACGCGGGAAGGTCCTCGATCTAAAAAACGCGCGGCTGACGACTCTTCATGATGGGACCAACTCGTTTGCATGTAGCCAACCACCTGGCAGCTCTGACGACCCCTTCAGCGATGCCGAAGTGTCAACCAACAAATTTGAACCCAAGAAGCGGCCGAGATTGTATTTGGTCGCTCAAATATCCGAGAGGCTAATTGAGGGTCGCAACGCGCTAGAGCCTCAGGCAGGCGGTTCCACATTCAGATTCCTGGATGCAATACGGAAATCGAACATGTGTCCCCCGTCCGTGTGAATGATAAGATGCGCCGTTCTCCACTCCATTTTGAGTTCAGGACCGACCCGTAATGTCCCCATCCGTTTCGCCAATTGAGCGCCCTTCGAGTGACCGTGGCCACATTGGGGCAGGAATCGAAAGCCGAGAAGATCTCGGGACCGCGACCCACGGTCGAGTCGAACAACCGAGCTGGCACAGTGTCCGAGGCTGAATGTTTCCACTCATGGTAATATAACCAACAATGGAAATGACGGGCGACAGCCGCTCCAAGATATCGCTGGTGACCCACCCGGTTCGGGCGAGGGTTCTGCTGACCTTGATGAGGCGCGAACTTACCACGCAGGAGATGGCGGATCTTTTGCCCGATGTTTCGAAGACGTCCCTCTACCGGCATATCCGCGAGCTCGCGGAGGCGGGGGTTATCAAGGTGGTCGGCGAGACGGCGATACGAGGAACCGTCGAGAAGCGGTTTGCGGTTCAGTCCAACGCCGTGACGTTTTCAAACGAGGACCTGCTCGACGCCGGGCACGAGGAGTACTTGCGGCTCATAAGCGGGCTGCTGGAAAGCGTCTTGGCCGTCGTTCAAGGCTATCTTGCGCGTAAGGAGCCCACGCTGGCGGAGGATACGCTGTTTCGGGTCAATGCGGCGAACCTCACCGACGAGGAGTTTTGGGCCCTTCGAAAGCAACTGACCGATCTGCTTTCCTCGGCTCGCGATAACCCAGCCGCACCGGGCAGGCGCAGGCGCGTGATCAGCCTGCTCGCGGTCCCCGATGAAGGCCCTGTCTCCAAAGAGGAGGCAGAAAAGTGAAGCTCATCGCGGCTCTTCTATTCTTGACCGCACACGGCCAAACGCAAAGCGGGACGGCTTTCGGGACTTGGGGCATCGAAATCGAGCGCATCAGCAAGACCGTCCGCCCCGGAGACGACTTCTTCACGTACGTCAATGAGGGTTGGCTCAAATCGACCCGAATCCCCGATGGCTATTGGGACTACGGGCAGACGTCGATTCTCGAAGCCGACGTCAAGCGAGAAGTGCGGGAGATCGTCCAGGAGGCCGTAAAGAGCTCGGCTGCCGCCGGAGATCCTCGCCGCCTGATCCGAGACCTCTACAAGAGCTACGTGGACACCGCTCGTGTCGAACAGCTTGGCTTGGCTCCCATCCGCGCCGACCTGGGCCGAATCCTAAAGATCGAGACTCGTGAGGAAGCCGCAAGGTGGATGGCCGACCCGAGGTCTAGCTGTCTCTTCAACACCTACGTCTTTCTCGACGATGGAAACACCAATCGCCGGCTCGTGCACTTCGATCAACAGGACCTGGGTCAACAACCCTTCCTAGGTTTGCCTCAACCCGAATACTACAGTCGAACGGACGGCGCCTACCCGGATCACCGCAAGGCCTACTACGCCTACCTGGTTAAGATCTTCGAATTCGCCCAGATCGACCGGCCGCAGCAACGCGCCGAAGAGGTCCTCTCGTTTGAGACGAAGATTGCCGCTCCGCACTGGAATATCGAGCAGCTCCGCGACCGAAAAGCCAACTACCACCTCCTGTCCGTACAGGGCCTGAAAGCCTTCGCCCCCGGCTTCCCCTGGCAGACCTTCCTTTCCGCGAAGAAGCTTGGAGCCGTACGCGAGGTCATCCTCGGAACCGACACCGCCGTACAAGCCGCCGCAAAGATCTTCGGGGACGCCCCGCTCGACACGCTGACAAGCTACCTGGCCTTCCACTGGATTCAGAACCAGATCAACTTTCTCCCCTCATCGTTTCGATCCGCGAGTTTCGAGTTCTACAACAAGCGGTTTTGGGGTCAGAAAACGCCGCCGCGTCGAGACGACGAGGCGTTCGACTTCGTGAATCGCCAAGTCAGGGAAGCCGTCGGCAAACTTTACGTCCAGCGATACTTTCCCGCCTCCAGTCGAGCCCGCGCGGAGGAGCTGTTCGGCTACCTGCGCCGCGCGCTTAGACAGAGGATAGCGACCGTGGACTGGATGGATGCGAGCACTCGCTCCGAAGCGGAAGCCAAAGTGGCAAGCTATCGATTCAAGGTGGGGTATCCGAACAAGTGGCGCGACTACAGCGGAGTGGCCATTCGCCAAGACGATCTGATCGGAAACGCAAGACGGCTGAAGGCGTTCGACTGGGCCCAAGAGCGCGCTTTACTGAAGGCCGGCCATGAAGCCCTCGGCTGGAACGACTCGCCCCAGACCGTCAATGCCAGCTACAGCCCCCAGATGAACGCCATTGAGCTCCCTGCCGCCTTCCTGCAGCCGCCGTTCTTCGACGCGAACGCCGACCCGGCCGTCAACTTCGGCTCGATCGGAGCGATCATCGGCCACGAAATGGGCCACGGCTTCGACGATCAGGGATCGCACTTCGATTCCAAAGGCATCCTCCGCGACTGGTGGACCGCCAAGTCCGCGCAAGGCTTCAGAGATCGCACGAACACGCTCGTCGGGCAGTACGACGCCTACACCCCGTACCCGGGCCTGCACCTCA
This window encodes:
- a CDS encoding S8 family peptidase, encoding MYVEFVGTASLPVQSLESRGSGIRLLNVRSFQDGDGDQVIATAYVPKGKRSYFLNKIKAYESEDDKRSGRPKNESLVTNLNDIRVAFLNDLWTDDPDLMPGIHPMFIEVWLSTEDQETVRAFRATMAKLGISEHPRSALIKFPERIVLLIHANHDDLVRLIDHSDHLAEFRSAREASTFFTELDNAEQTEWVKELLDRTEFEDSANVAVCILDSGVNAGHPLLTPITSLTDLHAFDPAWGVADHDGHGTGMAGIAGYGDLHLALVNSERLHVGHRLESAKILPPGGKNPPELYGHVTAQGIALAEMAAPNRKRVICMAVTDEETRDEGRPTSWSAELDQLTSGALDDHRRLVLVSGGNIGERAEWANYPASNLTKSVHDPGQSWNALTIGAYTTKVHIHSPDWDGHSPIASAGGLSPFSTTSLTWQSKWPVKPDVVFEGGNAALSPTGRADDVDDLKPLSTARNILVRHFMSFDGTSAATAEGANFAASIWARYPDLWPETLRALIVHSAEWTPAMRTQFLSSEAKGSYRQLLRVCGYGVPNFERATSCLTNRLTIVAQDELRPFARNEKGTIATGDLHFYRLPWPKEALSELGETPVEMRITLSYFVEPNPGERGWRERYSYASHGLRFTLNSPNESENEFHERINKEVRDKDFEGGDTSAPNEHWHLGQQRDKGSVHSDLWKGTAAELAASNLVAILPVTGWWKLRPHVGRWSKTARYALVVSIHSPSERVDIYTPVANQIATPIEINTSTKES
- a CDS encoding AAA family ATPase, with the protein product MATAEQIKALIRSHLSDDSERFFTLALQVAAHEAKQGHGPLAHEIRDLVDRARSEKKRRTVQGLPTELDTLIEADLPGVPLSALVLPTSLLDRIHRVISEYRQRDKLRLHGLSHRRKILLTGPPGTGKTLTARVLAHELRLPLFTVQADRLVTKFMGETGARLRLMFEMIREREGVYLFDEFDALAAGRTRDNDVGEMRRVLTALLQFIEGDSSDSIIIASTNTPELLDHALFRRFDDILSYALPSDDERKRLIANTLGTFRGSRFGWKTAIDGSKGLSSAEVVEACRDALKEAVLGDLKNVSAIDLNRAMSERHHGHGGQRRSESTNSL
- a CDS encoding helix-turn-helix domain-containing protein, with product MTGDSRSKISLVTHPVRARVLLTLMRRELTTQEMADLLPDVSKTSLYRHIRELAEAGVIKVVGETAIRGTVEKRFAVQSNAVTFSNEDLLDAGHEEYLRLISGLLESVLAVVQGYLARKEPTLAEDTLFRVNAANLTDEEFWALRKQLTDLLSSARDNPAAPGRRRRVISLLAVPDEGPVSKEEAEK
- a CDS encoding M13 family metallopeptidase codes for the protein MKLIAALLFLTAHGQTQSGTAFGTWGIEIERISKTVRPGDDFFTYVNEGWLKSTRIPDGYWDYGQTSILEADVKREVREIVQEAVKSSAAAGDPRRLIRDLYKSYVDTARVEQLGLAPIRADLGRILKIETREEAARWMADPRSSCLFNTYVFLDDGNTNRRLVHFDQQDLGQQPFLGLPQPEYYSRTDGAYPDHRKAYYAYLVKIFEFAQIDRPQQRAEEVLSFETKIAAPHWNIEQLRDRKANYHLLSVQGLKAFAPGFPWQTFLSAKKLGAVREVILGTDTAVQAAAKIFGDAPLDTLTSYLAFHWIQNQINFLPSSFRSASFEFYNKRFWGQKTPPRRDDEAFDFVNRQVREAVGKLYVQRYFPASSRARAEELFGYLRRALRQRIATVDWMDASTRSEAEAKVASYRFKVGYPNKWRDYSGVAIRQDDLIGNARRLKAFDWAQERALLKAGHEALGWNDSPQTVNASYSPQMNAIELPAAFLQPPFFDANADPAVNFGSIGAIIGHEMGHGFDDQGSHFDSKGILRDWWTAKSAQGFRDRTNTLVGQYDAYTPYPGLHLNGKLSLGENIGDLSGVSIAYRAYRLYLDDHPDQKDKVRDGFTDDQRFFLSWAQTWRYLAPESAIRYIVQNGYHSPAPYRVNGVVRNIDAWYKAFNVTPDQKLYLAPTERVHLW